In the genome of Salinispirillum sp. LH 10-3-1, one region contains:
- a CDS encoding ATP-binding protein: protein MNLLGRISSIWVRIFSSLFSRLLSVIVLAVGGSFFLATTIWIQYIESGKEADALASVQDLAVSMAQTVMYFESLPKEFQHIIVDQQRNLGGSRFFLSVNKEFVNYETVRDNPLKRQLIDAYHRAFRDRVGQRVGIIDVDFAYPDKLRVFNTGVLFSELPSRWVQNNLVMNPPAPVLVAQMRMEDGDWLYLASLMLPDPYVVEGVAPYTPEQLAFTMILLVLLMVSSWFIVRWLTRPLRTLSRAAMSLGRDIHQVSVPEVGTYEVRETARAFNIMQRRILTFINDRDLLFSAISHDLKTPITRLRLRAELLDDEEVREKLNKDLNELEQLVQGALELAQSTDLNEPTGLVQLQPMLEAIQEEVAVLRRQVHLTVRSPAVLYAKPMALKRCLSNLIHNAVFYGTEAWVEVQETEEAVTIIILDDGPGVPEQELEHIFDPFVRLEGSRSRHTGGTGLGMTIARNIVHSHGGDIHLRNRMGAGLEVRIFLPRE from the coding sequence ATGAACCTGCTCGGGCGTATTAGCAGCATCTGGGTTCGGATATTTTCTTCGCTGTTCAGCCGCCTGCTGTCTGTCATTGTGTTAGCGGTGGGCGGGTCGTTTTTCCTAGCTACCACCATTTGGATTCAGTACATCGAAAGCGGTAAAGAAGCGGATGCGCTGGCCAGTGTACAGGACCTTGCGGTGTCGATGGCGCAAACAGTCATGTACTTCGAAAGCCTGCCGAAAGAATTCCAGCACATCATTGTTGACCAACAGCGCAATCTGGGCGGCAGTCGATTCTTCCTCAGCGTGAACAAGGAGTTCGTGAACTACGAAACGGTGCGCGACAATCCCCTCAAGCGCCAGTTGATCGACGCCTACCATCGGGCGTTTCGTGACCGCGTCGGGCAGCGCGTTGGCATCATTGATGTCGACTTTGCCTATCCGGACAAGCTGCGTGTGTTTAACACCGGTGTGCTGTTTTCTGAGTTACCTTCGCGCTGGGTGCAGAATAATCTAGTGATGAACCCGCCCGCCCCCGTTTTGGTGGCCCAGATGCGCATGGAAGATGGCGACTGGCTGTACCTAGCCAGTTTAATGCTGCCCGACCCCTACGTGGTCGAAGGGGTCGCCCCCTACACCCCGGAACAGCTGGCGTTTACCATGATCCTGCTGGTACTGCTGATGGTCAGCAGCTGGTTCATTGTGCGTTGGCTGACTCGGCCCTTGCGTACCCTGTCGCGCGCGGCCATGTCGCTGGGGCGAGATATTCACCAGGTGTCAGTGCCCGAGGTGGGCACCTACGAAGTCCGCGAAACGGCGCGTGCCTTTAACATCATGCAGCGCCGCATCCTGACCTTTATCAACGACCGCGACCTGCTGTTTTCTGCCATATCGCACGACCTTAAAACGCCCATTACACGTTTGCGCCTGCGCGCCGAGCTGCTGGACGATGAAGAAGTGCGGGAAAAGCTCAATAAAGACCTGAACGAGCTGGAACAACTGGTGCAAGGCGCGCTGGAATTGGCGCAAAGCACCGATTTAAACGAGCCAACTGGTCTGGTACAGCTCCAGCCAATGCTGGAAGCCATACAAGAAGAAGTGGCTGTGCTACGCCGTCAGGTGCATCTGACCGTGCGGTCGCCCGCCGTGCTGTATGCCAAACCTATGGCGCTGAAGCGCTGCCTGTCGAACCTGATCCATAATGCGGTGTTCTATGGCACTGAAGCCTGGGTGGAGGTGCAGGAAACCGAAGAAGCGGTCACCATCATCATTTTGGACGACGGCCCCGGTGTGCCTGAACAGGAACTGGAACACATTTTTGACCCCTTCGTGCGCCTCGAAGGCTCACGCAGCCGACACACTGGCGGTACGGGCTTGGGCATGACCATTGCGCGCAACATCGTACACAGTCACGGTGGCGACATTCACCTGCGGAATCGCATGGGTGCGGGCTTGGAAGTGCGTATATTTCTGCCGCGCGAATAG